One segment of Prionailurus bengalensis isolate Pbe53 chromosome X, Fcat_Pben_1.1_paternal_pri, whole genome shotgun sequence DNA contains the following:
- the CDK16 gene encoding cyclin-dependent kinase 16 isoform X4, which produces MDRMKKIKRQLSMTLRGGRGVDKTNGAPEQIGLDESGGGGGNDLGEVPTRAAPGEPRSGRGPLSSAPEIVHEDLKMGSDGESDQASATSSDEVQSPVRVRMRNHPPRKISTEDINKRLSLPADIRLPEGYLEKLTLNSPIFDKPLSRRLRRVSLSEIGFGKLETYIKLDKLGEGTYATVYKGKSKLTDNLVALKEIRLEHEEGAPCTAIREVSLLKDLKHANIVTLHDIIHTEKSLTLVFEYLDKDLKQYLDDCGNVINMHNVKLFLFQLLRGLAYCHRQKVLHRDLKPQNLLINERGELKLADFGLARAKSIPTKTYSNEVVTLWYRPPDILLGSTDYSTQIDMWGVGCIFYEMATGRPLFPGSTVEEQLHFIFRILGTPTEETWPGILSNEEFKTYNYPKYRAEALLSHAPRSSCPCGRLDSDGADLLTKLLQFEGRNRISAEDAMKHPFFLSLGERIHKLPDTTSIFALKEIQLQKEAGLRSSSMPDSGRPAFRVVDTEF; this is translated from the exons ATGGATCGGATGAAGAAGATCAAGCGGCAGCTGTCAATGACACTCCGAGGGGGCCGAGGTGTGGACAAGACCAATGGTGCCCCTGAACAGATAGGCCTGGATGAGAGTGGGGGTGGTGGCGGCAATGACCTCGGAGAGGTACCCACTCGTGCCGCTCCTGGGGAACCTCGCTCTGGACGGGGCCCTCTCAGTTCTGCACCAG AAATTGTACACGAGGACTTGAAGATGGGGTCTGATGGGGAAAGTGACCAGGCTTCAGCCACGTCCTCCGATGAGGTGCAGTCGCCAGTGAGGGTGCGCATGCGCAACCATCCCCCACGCAAGATCTCCACTGAG GACATCAACAAGCGCCTATCACTACCAGCCGACATCCGGCTGCCTGAGGGCTACCTTGAGAAGCTGACCCTCAATAGCCCCATCTTCGACAAGCCCCTCAGCCGCCGCCTCCGCCGTGTCAGCCTG TCTGAGATTGGCTTTGGGAAACTGGAGACCTACATCAAGCTAGACAAGCTGGGAGAG GGTACCTATGCCACCGTCTACAAAGGCAAAAGCAAGCTCACGGACAACCTTGTGGCACTCAAGGAGATCAGACTGGAACACGAAGAAGGGGCACCCTGCACCGCCATCCGGGAAG TGTCCCTGCTCAAGGACCTCAAACATGCCAACATCGTCACGCTACATGACATTATCCACACGGAGAAGTCCCTCACCCTTGTCTTTGAGTACCTG GACAAGGACCTGAAGCAGTACCTGGATGACTGTGGGAACGTCATCAACATGCACAACGTGAAA CTGTTCCTGTTCCAGCTGCTTCGTGGCCTGGCCTACTGCCACCGGCAGAAGGTGCTACACCGAGACCTCAAGCCCCAAAACCTGCTCATCAACGAGAGAGGAGAGCTCAAGCTGGCCGACTTTG GCCTGGCCCGGGCCAAGTCAATTCCAACGAAGACCTACTCCAATGAGGTGGTGACACTGTGGTACCGGCCCCCCGACATCCTGCTTGGGTCCACGGACTACTCTACCCAGATTGACATGTG GGGTGTGGGCTGCATCTTCTATGAGATGGCCACAGGCCGACCCCTCTTCCCAGGCTCCACAGTGGAGGAACAGCTGCATTTCATCTTCCGTATCTTAG gaACCCCAACTGAGGAGACGTGGCCAGGCATTCTGTCCAACGAAGAATTTAAGACATACAACTACCCCAAGTATCGAGCCGAGGCCCTTTTGAGCCATGCACCCCG ATCCTCTTGTCCTTGCGGTAGACTTGACAGCGACGGGGCTGACCTCCTCACTAAGCTGCTGCAG TTTGAAGGTCGCAATCGGATCTCCGCAGAGGATGCCATGAAACATCCATTCTTCCTCAGTCTGGGGGAGCGGATCCACAAACTTCCTGACA CTACTTCCATATTTGCACTAAAGGAGATCCAGCTACAAAAGGAGGCCGGCCTTCGGTCTTCATCAATGCCTGACTCAG GCAGGCCAGCTTTCCGCGTGGTGGACACCGAGTTCTAA
- the CDK16 gene encoding cyclin-dependent kinase 16 isoform X3 gives MAVAMDRMKKIKRQLSMTLRGGRGVDKTNGAPEQIGLDESGGGGGNDLGEVPTRAAPGEPRSGRGPLSSAPEIVHEDLKMGSDGESDQASATSSDEVQSPVRVRMRNHPPRKISTEDINKRLSLPADIRLPEGYLEKLTLNSPIFDKPLSRRLRRVSLSEIGFGKLETYIKLDKLGEGTYATVYKGKSKLTDNLVALKEIRLEHEEGAPCTAIREVSLLKDLKHANIVTLHDIIHTEKSLTLVFEYLDKDLKQYLDDCGNVINMHNVKLFLFQLLRGLAYCHRQKVLHRDLKPQNLLINERGELKLADFGLARAKSIPTKTYSNEVVTLWYRPPDILLGSTDYSTQIDMWGVGCIFYEMATGRPLFPGSTVEEQLHFIFRILGTPTEETWPGILSNEEFKTYNYPKYRAEALLSHAPRSSCPCGRLDSDGADLLTKLLQFEGRNRISAEDAMKHPFFLSLGERIHKLPDTTSIFALKEIQLQKEAGLRSSSMPDSGRPAFRVVDTEF, from the exons ATGGCG GTCGCCATGGATCGGATGAAGAAGATCAAGCGGCAGCTGTCAATGACACTCCGAGGGGGCCGAGGTGTGGACAAGACCAATGGTGCCCCTGAACAGATAGGCCTGGATGAGAGTGGGGGTGGTGGCGGCAATGACCTCGGAGAGGTACCCACTCGTGCCGCTCCTGGGGAACCTCGCTCTGGACGGGGCCCTCTCAGTTCTGCACCAG AAATTGTACACGAGGACTTGAAGATGGGGTCTGATGGGGAAAGTGACCAGGCTTCAGCCACGTCCTCCGATGAGGTGCAGTCGCCAGTGAGGGTGCGCATGCGCAACCATCCCCCACGCAAGATCTCCACTGAG GACATCAACAAGCGCCTATCACTACCAGCCGACATCCGGCTGCCTGAGGGCTACCTTGAGAAGCTGACCCTCAATAGCCCCATCTTCGACAAGCCCCTCAGCCGCCGCCTCCGCCGTGTCAGCCTG TCTGAGATTGGCTTTGGGAAACTGGAGACCTACATCAAGCTAGACAAGCTGGGAGAG GGTACCTATGCCACCGTCTACAAAGGCAAAAGCAAGCTCACGGACAACCTTGTGGCACTCAAGGAGATCAGACTGGAACACGAAGAAGGGGCACCCTGCACCGCCATCCGGGAAG TGTCCCTGCTCAAGGACCTCAAACATGCCAACATCGTCACGCTACATGACATTATCCACACGGAGAAGTCCCTCACCCTTGTCTTTGAGTACCTG GACAAGGACCTGAAGCAGTACCTGGATGACTGTGGGAACGTCATCAACATGCACAACGTGAAA CTGTTCCTGTTCCAGCTGCTTCGTGGCCTGGCCTACTGCCACCGGCAGAAGGTGCTACACCGAGACCTCAAGCCCCAAAACCTGCTCATCAACGAGAGAGGAGAGCTCAAGCTGGCCGACTTTG GCCTGGCCCGGGCCAAGTCAATTCCAACGAAGACCTACTCCAATGAGGTGGTGACACTGTGGTACCGGCCCCCCGACATCCTGCTTGGGTCCACGGACTACTCTACCCAGATTGACATGTG GGGTGTGGGCTGCATCTTCTATGAGATGGCCACAGGCCGACCCCTCTTCCCAGGCTCCACAGTGGAGGAACAGCTGCATTTCATCTTCCGTATCTTAG gaACCCCAACTGAGGAGACGTGGCCAGGCATTCTGTCCAACGAAGAATTTAAGACATACAACTACCCCAAGTATCGAGCCGAGGCCCTTTTGAGCCATGCACCCCG ATCCTCTTGTCCTTGCGGTAGACTTGACAGCGACGGGGCTGACCTCCTCACTAAGCTGCTGCAG TTTGAAGGTCGCAATCGGATCTCCGCAGAGGATGCCATGAAACATCCATTCTTCCTCAGTCTGGGGGAGCGGATCCACAAACTTCCTGACA CTACTTCCATATTTGCACTAAAGGAGATCCAGCTACAAAAGGAGGCCGGCCTTCGGTCTTCATCAATGCCTGACTCAG GCAGGCCAGCTTTCCGCGTGGTGGACACCGAGTTCTAA
- the CDK16 gene encoding cyclin-dependent kinase 16 isoform X5, which yields MAVAMDRMKKIKRQLSMTLRGGRGVDKTNGAPEQIGLDESGGGGGNDLGEVPTRAAPGEPRSGRGPLSSAPEIVHEDLKMGSDGESDQASATSSDEVQSPVRVRMRNHPPRKISTEDINKRLSLPADIRLPEGYLEKLTLNSPIFDKPLSRRLRRVSLSEIGFGKLETYIKLDKLGEGTYATVYKGKSKLTDNLVALKEIRLEHEEGAPCTAIREVSLLKDLKHANIVTLHDIIHTEKSLTLVFEYLDKDLKQYLDDCGNVINMHNVKLFLFQLLRGLAYCHRQKVLHRDLKPQNLLINERGELKLADFGLARAKSIPTKTYSNEVVTLWYRPPDILLGSTDYSTQIDMWGVGCIFYEMATGRPLFPGSTVEEQLHFIFRILGTPTEETWPGILSNEEFKTYNYPKYRAEALLSHAPRLDSDGADLLTKLLQFEGRNRISAEDAMKHPFFLSLGERIHKLPDTTSIFALKEIQLQKEAGLRSSSMPDSGRPAFRVVDTEF from the exons ATGGCG GTCGCCATGGATCGGATGAAGAAGATCAAGCGGCAGCTGTCAATGACACTCCGAGGGGGCCGAGGTGTGGACAAGACCAATGGTGCCCCTGAACAGATAGGCCTGGATGAGAGTGGGGGTGGTGGCGGCAATGACCTCGGAGAGGTACCCACTCGTGCCGCTCCTGGGGAACCTCGCTCTGGACGGGGCCCTCTCAGTTCTGCACCAG AAATTGTACACGAGGACTTGAAGATGGGGTCTGATGGGGAAAGTGACCAGGCTTCAGCCACGTCCTCCGATGAGGTGCAGTCGCCAGTGAGGGTGCGCATGCGCAACCATCCCCCACGCAAGATCTCCACTGAG GACATCAACAAGCGCCTATCACTACCAGCCGACATCCGGCTGCCTGAGGGCTACCTTGAGAAGCTGACCCTCAATAGCCCCATCTTCGACAAGCCCCTCAGCCGCCGCCTCCGCCGTGTCAGCCTG TCTGAGATTGGCTTTGGGAAACTGGAGACCTACATCAAGCTAGACAAGCTGGGAGAG GGTACCTATGCCACCGTCTACAAAGGCAAAAGCAAGCTCACGGACAACCTTGTGGCACTCAAGGAGATCAGACTGGAACACGAAGAAGGGGCACCCTGCACCGCCATCCGGGAAG TGTCCCTGCTCAAGGACCTCAAACATGCCAACATCGTCACGCTACATGACATTATCCACACGGAGAAGTCCCTCACCCTTGTCTTTGAGTACCTG GACAAGGACCTGAAGCAGTACCTGGATGACTGTGGGAACGTCATCAACATGCACAACGTGAAA CTGTTCCTGTTCCAGCTGCTTCGTGGCCTGGCCTACTGCCACCGGCAGAAGGTGCTACACCGAGACCTCAAGCCCCAAAACCTGCTCATCAACGAGAGAGGAGAGCTCAAGCTGGCCGACTTTG GCCTGGCCCGGGCCAAGTCAATTCCAACGAAGACCTACTCCAATGAGGTGGTGACACTGTGGTACCGGCCCCCCGACATCCTGCTTGGGTCCACGGACTACTCTACCCAGATTGACATGTG GGGTGTGGGCTGCATCTTCTATGAGATGGCCACAGGCCGACCCCTCTTCCCAGGCTCCACAGTGGAGGAACAGCTGCATTTCATCTTCCGTATCTTAG gaACCCCAACTGAGGAGACGTGGCCAGGCATTCTGTCCAACGAAGAATTTAAGACATACAACTACCCCAAGTATCGAGCCGAGGCCCTTTTGAGCCATGCACCCCG ACTTGACAGCGACGGGGCTGACCTCCTCACTAAGCTGCTGCAG TTTGAAGGTCGCAATCGGATCTCCGCAGAGGATGCCATGAAACATCCATTCTTCCTCAGTCTGGGGGAGCGGATCCACAAACTTCCTGACA CTACTTCCATATTTGCACTAAAGGAGATCCAGCTACAAAAGGAGGCCGGCCTTCGGTCTTCATCAATGCCTGACTCAG GCAGGCCAGCTTTCCGCGTGGTGGACACCGAGTTCTAA
- the CDK16 gene encoding cyclin-dependent kinase 16 isoform X2 has product MPFYGRARGRISGPAVLGEPRAPSTDGYISAAAPENACCGGLCSHSEAAPIRASTSPVGPLPSASHPGLNTQVAMDRMKKIKRQLSMTLRGGRGVDKTNGAPEQIGLDESGGGGGNDLGEVPTRAAPGEPRSGRGPLSSAPEIVHEDLKMGSDGESDQASATSSDEVQSPVRVRMRNHPPRKISTEDINKRLSLPADIRLPEGYLEKLTLNSPIFDKPLSRRLRRVSLSEIGFGKLETYIKLDKLGEGTYATVYKGKSKLTDNLVALKEIRLEHEEGAPCTAIREVSLLKDLKHANIVTLHDIIHTEKSLTLVFEYLDKDLKQYLDDCGNVINMHNVKLFLFQLLRGLAYCHRQKVLHRDLKPQNLLINERGELKLADFGLARAKSIPTKTYSNEVVTLWYRPPDILLGSTDYSTQIDMWGVGCIFYEMATGRPLFPGSTVEEQLHFIFRILGTPTEETWPGILSNEEFKTYNYPKYRAEALLSHAPRLDSDGADLLTKLLQFEGRNRISAEDAMKHPFFLSLGERIHKLPDTTSIFALKEIQLQKEAGLRSSSMPDSGRPAFRVVDTEF; this is encoded by the exons ATGCCATTCTACGGGCGTGCCCGGGGCCGTATCAGTGGCCCCGCGGTCCTGGGCGAGCCCCGAGCCCCATCTACAGATGGGTACATCTCTGCCGCCGCACCTGAAAATGCCTGCTGTGGAGGCCTCTGCTCCCACAGTGAGGCTGCCCCCATACGGGCCAGCACTTCACCAGTTGGTCCCTTACCCTcagccagccacccaggcctcAATACCCAG GTCGCCATGGATCGGATGAAGAAGATCAAGCGGCAGCTGTCAATGACACTCCGAGGGGGCCGAGGTGTGGACAAGACCAATGGTGCCCCTGAACAGATAGGCCTGGATGAGAGTGGGGGTGGTGGCGGCAATGACCTCGGAGAGGTACCCACTCGTGCCGCTCCTGGGGAACCTCGCTCTGGACGGGGCCCTCTCAGTTCTGCACCAG AAATTGTACACGAGGACTTGAAGATGGGGTCTGATGGGGAAAGTGACCAGGCTTCAGCCACGTCCTCCGATGAGGTGCAGTCGCCAGTGAGGGTGCGCATGCGCAACCATCCCCCACGCAAGATCTCCACTGAG GACATCAACAAGCGCCTATCACTACCAGCCGACATCCGGCTGCCTGAGGGCTACCTTGAGAAGCTGACCCTCAATAGCCCCATCTTCGACAAGCCCCTCAGCCGCCGCCTCCGCCGTGTCAGCCTG TCTGAGATTGGCTTTGGGAAACTGGAGACCTACATCAAGCTAGACAAGCTGGGAGAG GGTACCTATGCCACCGTCTACAAAGGCAAAAGCAAGCTCACGGACAACCTTGTGGCACTCAAGGAGATCAGACTGGAACACGAAGAAGGGGCACCCTGCACCGCCATCCGGGAAG TGTCCCTGCTCAAGGACCTCAAACATGCCAACATCGTCACGCTACATGACATTATCCACACGGAGAAGTCCCTCACCCTTGTCTTTGAGTACCTG GACAAGGACCTGAAGCAGTACCTGGATGACTGTGGGAACGTCATCAACATGCACAACGTGAAA CTGTTCCTGTTCCAGCTGCTTCGTGGCCTGGCCTACTGCCACCGGCAGAAGGTGCTACACCGAGACCTCAAGCCCCAAAACCTGCTCATCAACGAGAGAGGAGAGCTCAAGCTGGCCGACTTTG GCCTGGCCCGGGCCAAGTCAATTCCAACGAAGACCTACTCCAATGAGGTGGTGACACTGTGGTACCGGCCCCCCGACATCCTGCTTGGGTCCACGGACTACTCTACCCAGATTGACATGTG GGGTGTGGGCTGCATCTTCTATGAGATGGCCACAGGCCGACCCCTCTTCCCAGGCTCCACAGTGGAGGAACAGCTGCATTTCATCTTCCGTATCTTAG gaACCCCAACTGAGGAGACGTGGCCAGGCATTCTGTCCAACGAAGAATTTAAGACATACAACTACCCCAAGTATCGAGCCGAGGCCCTTTTGAGCCATGCACCCCG ACTTGACAGCGACGGGGCTGACCTCCTCACTAAGCTGCTGCAG TTTGAAGGTCGCAATCGGATCTCCGCAGAGGATGCCATGAAACATCCATTCTTCCTCAGTCTGGGGGAGCGGATCCACAAACTTCCTGACA CTACTTCCATATTTGCACTAAAGGAGATCCAGCTACAAAAGGAGGCCGGCCTTCGGTCTTCATCAATGCCTGACTCAG GCAGGCCAGCTTTCCGCGTGGTGGACACCGAGTTCTAA
- the CDK16 gene encoding cyclin-dependent kinase 16 isoform X1, with protein MPFYGRARGRISGPAVLGEPRAPSTDGYISAAAPENACCGGLCSHSEAAPIRASTSPVGPLPSASHPGLNTQVAMDRMKKIKRQLSMTLRGGRGVDKTNGAPEQIGLDESGGGGGNDLGEVPTRAAPGEPRSGRGPLSSAPEIVHEDLKMGSDGESDQASATSSDEVQSPVRVRMRNHPPRKISTEDINKRLSLPADIRLPEGYLEKLTLNSPIFDKPLSRRLRRVSLSEIGFGKLETYIKLDKLGEGTYATVYKGKSKLTDNLVALKEIRLEHEEGAPCTAIREVSLLKDLKHANIVTLHDIIHTEKSLTLVFEYLDKDLKQYLDDCGNVINMHNVKLFLFQLLRGLAYCHRQKVLHRDLKPQNLLINERGELKLADFGLARAKSIPTKTYSNEVVTLWYRPPDILLGSTDYSTQIDMWGVGCIFYEMATGRPLFPGSTVEEQLHFIFRILGTPTEETWPGILSNEEFKTYNYPKYRAEALLSHAPRSSCPCGRLDSDGADLLTKLLQFEGRNRISAEDAMKHPFFLSLGERIHKLPDTTSIFALKEIQLQKEAGLRSSSMPDSGRPAFRVVDTEF; from the exons ATGCCATTCTACGGGCGTGCCCGGGGCCGTATCAGTGGCCCCGCGGTCCTGGGCGAGCCCCGAGCCCCATCTACAGATGGGTACATCTCTGCCGCCGCACCTGAAAATGCCTGCTGTGGAGGCCTCTGCTCCCACAGTGAGGCTGCCCCCATACGGGCCAGCACTTCACCAGTTGGTCCCTTACCCTcagccagccacccaggcctcAATACCCAG GTCGCCATGGATCGGATGAAGAAGATCAAGCGGCAGCTGTCAATGACACTCCGAGGGGGCCGAGGTGTGGACAAGACCAATGGTGCCCCTGAACAGATAGGCCTGGATGAGAGTGGGGGTGGTGGCGGCAATGACCTCGGAGAGGTACCCACTCGTGCCGCTCCTGGGGAACCTCGCTCTGGACGGGGCCCTCTCAGTTCTGCACCAG AAATTGTACACGAGGACTTGAAGATGGGGTCTGATGGGGAAAGTGACCAGGCTTCAGCCACGTCCTCCGATGAGGTGCAGTCGCCAGTGAGGGTGCGCATGCGCAACCATCCCCCACGCAAGATCTCCACTGAG GACATCAACAAGCGCCTATCACTACCAGCCGACATCCGGCTGCCTGAGGGCTACCTTGAGAAGCTGACCCTCAATAGCCCCATCTTCGACAAGCCCCTCAGCCGCCGCCTCCGCCGTGTCAGCCTG TCTGAGATTGGCTTTGGGAAACTGGAGACCTACATCAAGCTAGACAAGCTGGGAGAG GGTACCTATGCCACCGTCTACAAAGGCAAAAGCAAGCTCACGGACAACCTTGTGGCACTCAAGGAGATCAGACTGGAACACGAAGAAGGGGCACCCTGCACCGCCATCCGGGAAG TGTCCCTGCTCAAGGACCTCAAACATGCCAACATCGTCACGCTACATGACATTATCCACACGGAGAAGTCCCTCACCCTTGTCTTTGAGTACCTG GACAAGGACCTGAAGCAGTACCTGGATGACTGTGGGAACGTCATCAACATGCACAACGTGAAA CTGTTCCTGTTCCAGCTGCTTCGTGGCCTGGCCTACTGCCACCGGCAGAAGGTGCTACACCGAGACCTCAAGCCCCAAAACCTGCTCATCAACGAGAGAGGAGAGCTCAAGCTGGCCGACTTTG GCCTGGCCCGGGCCAAGTCAATTCCAACGAAGACCTACTCCAATGAGGTGGTGACACTGTGGTACCGGCCCCCCGACATCCTGCTTGGGTCCACGGACTACTCTACCCAGATTGACATGTG GGGTGTGGGCTGCATCTTCTATGAGATGGCCACAGGCCGACCCCTCTTCCCAGGCTCCACAGTGGAGGAACAGCTGCATTTCATCTTCCGTATCTTAG gaACCCCAACTGAGGAGACGTGGCCAGGCATTCTGTCCAACGAAGAATTTAAGACATACAACTACCCCAAGTATCGAGCCGAGGCCCTTTTGAGCCATGCACCCCG ATCCTCTTGTCCTTGCGGTAGACTTGACAGCGACGGGGCTGACCTCCTCACTAAGCTGCTGCAG TTTGAAGGTCGCAATCGGATCTCCGCAGAGGATGCCATGAAACATCCATTCTTCCTCAGTCTGGGGGAGCGGATCCACAAACTTCCTGACA CTACTTCCATATTTGCACTAAAGGAGATCCAGCTACAAAAGGAGGCCGGCCTTCGGTCTTCATCAATGCCTGACTCAG GCAGGCCAGCTTTCCGCGTGGTGGACACCGAGTTCTAA
- the CDK16 gene encoding cyclin-dependent kinase 16 isoform X6 — MDRMKKIKRQLSMTLRGGRGVDKTNGAPEQIGLDESGGGGGNDLGEVPTRAAPGEPRSGRGPLSSAPEIVHEDLKMGSDGESDQASATSSDEVQSPVRVRMRNHPPRKISTEDINKRLSLPADIRLPEGYLEKLTLNSPIFDKPLSRRLRRVSLSEIGFGKLETYIKLDKLGEGTYATVYKGKSKLTDNLVALKEIRLEHEEGAPCTAIREVSLLKDLKHANIVTLHDIIHTEKSLTLVFEYLDKDLKQYLDDCGNVINMHNVKLFLFQLLRGLAYCHRQKVLHRDLKPQNLLINERGELKLADFGLARAKSIPTKTYSNEVVTLWYRPPDILLGSTDYSTQIDMWGVGCIFYEMATGRPLFPGSTVEEQLHFIFRILGTPTEETWPGILSNEEFKTYNYPKYRAEALLSHAPRLDSDGADLLTKLLQFEGRNRISAEDAMKHPFFLSLGERIHKLPDTTSIFALKEIQLQKEAGLRSSSMPDSGRPAFRVVDTEF, encoded by the exons ATGGATCGGATGAAGAAGATCAAGCGGCAGCTGTCAATGACACTCCGAGGGGGCCGAGGTGTGGACAAGACCAATGGTGCCCCTGAACAGATAGGCCTGGATGAGAGTGGGGGTGGTGGCGGCAATGACCTCGGAGAGGTACCCACTCGTGCCGCTCCTGGGGAACCTCGCTCTGGACGGGGCCCTCTCAGTTCTGCACCAG AAATTGTACACGAGGACTTGAAGATGGGGTCTGATGGGGAAAGTGACCAGGCTTCAGCCACGTCCTCCGATGAGGTGCAGTCGCCAGTGAGGGTGCGCATGCGCAACCATCCCCCACGCAAGATCTCCACTGAG GACATCAACAAGCGCCTATCACTACCAGCCGACATCCGGCTGCCTGAGGGCTACCTTGAGAAGCTGACCCTCAATAGCCCCATCTTCGACAAGCCCCTCAGCCGCCGCCTCCGCCGTGTCAGCCTG TCTGAGATTGGCTTTGGGAAACTGGAGACCTACATCAAGCTAGACAAGCTGGGAGAG GGTACCTATGCCACCGTCTACAAAGGCAAAAGCAAGCTCACGGACAACCTTGTGGCACTCAAGGAGATCAGACTGGAACACGAAGAAGGGGCACCCTGCACCGCCATCCGGGAAG TGTCCCTGCTCAAGGACCTCAAACATGCCAACATCGTCACGCTACATGACATTATCCACACGGAGAAGTCCCTCACCCTTGTCTTTGAGTACCTG GACAAGGACCTGAAGCAGTACCTGGATGACTGTGGGAACGTCATCAACATGCACAACGTGAAA CTGTTCCTGTTCCAGCTGCTTCGTGGCCTGGCCTACTGCCACCGGCAGAAGGTGCTACACCGAGACCTCAAGCCCCAAAACCTGCTCATCAACGAGAGAGGAGAGCTCAAGCTGGCCGACTTTG GCCTGGCCCGGGCCAAGTCAATTCCAACGAAGACCTACTCCAATGAGGTGGTGACACTGTGGTACCGGCCCCCCGACATCCTGCTTGGGTCCACGGACTACTCTACCCAGATTGACATGTG GGGTGTGGGCTGCATCTTCTATGAGATGGCCACAGGCCGACCCCTCTTCCCAGGCTCCACAGTGGAGGAACAGCTGCATTTCATCTTCCGTATCTTAG gaACCCCAACTGAGGAGACGTGGCCAGGCATTCTGTCCAACGAAGAATTTAAGACATACAACTACCCCAAGTATCGAGCCGAGGCCCTTTTGAGCCATGCACCCCG ACTTGACAGCGACGGGGCTGACCTCCTCACTAAGCTGCTGCAG TTTGAAGGTCGCAATCGGATCTCCGCAGAGGATGCCATGAAACATCCATTCTTCCTCAGTCTGGGGGAGCGGATCCACAAACTTCCTGACA CTACTTCCATATTTGCACTAAAGGAGATCCAGCTACAAAAGGAGGCCGGCCTTCGGTCTTCATCAATGCCTGACTCAG GCAGGCCAGCTTTCCGCGTGGTGGACACCGAGTTCTAA